From the genome of Candidatus Hydrogenedens sp., one region includes:
- a CDS encoding rod shape-determining protein, giving the protein MVRQIPWLFSHDMAIDLGTANTLVYVKGQGIVLSEPSVVAINKDTGRVRAVGNEAKNMIGRTPGNIVAIRPMKDGVIADFETTQQMLRYFIQKVHNRKRLIWPRVAVGVPSGITAVERRAVTESAMQAGAKKVYIIEEPMAAAIGAGLPVHEPQGSMIVDIGGGTTEVAVISLGGIVFSKSVRVAGDEMDQAIINHMKRSYNMMIGERTAEEIKIAIGSAFPLKQELELQVKGRDQVLGLPRIITITSEEIRESLREPVSQIVEAVRFTLERTPPELSADIVDRGVVLAGGGALLRGLDQLLAKETGLHVSIAEDPLSAVVLGGGKFLEELKNFPEEKL; this is encoded by the coding sequence ATGGTTCGACAAATACCGTGGCTTTTCTCCCACGATATGGCTATAGATTTAGGGACAGCCAATACCCTTGTTTATGTGAAAGGACAAGGGATTGTTTTGAGTGAGCCATCAGTGGTGGCTATCAACAAAGACACAGGACGAGTTCGTGCTGTCGGGAATGAAGCAAAAAATATGATAGGGCGAACTCCAGGTAATATCGTAGCAATACGACCCATGAAAGACGGGGTTATTGCAGATTTCGAGACAACACAACAAATGCTTCGGTATTTTATTCAAAAAGTACACAATCGTAAAAGGCTAATCTGGCCAAGAGTTGCTGTCGGTGTCCCTTCTGGCATAACAGCGGTAGAACGCCGTGCTGTTACAGAAAGTGCTATGCAGGCAGGTGCCAAGAAAGTATATATTATTGAAGAGCCGATGGCAGCTGCCATCGGGGCTGGTTTGCCCGTCCATGAACCTCAGGGAAGCATGATTGTAGATATTGGAGGCGGAACAACGGAAGTGGCTGTTATATCCTTAGGTGGAATTGTGTTTTCAAAATCAGTTCGTGTTGCGGGAGACGAAATGGATCAAGCGATTATTAATCACATGAAACGTTCGTACAACATGATGATAGGTGAACGCACAGCGGAAGAGATAAAAATAGCTATCGGTTCTGCTTTCCCATTAAAACAGGAACTTGAATTGCAAGTAAAAGGAAGAGACCAGGTATTAGGATTGCCACGAATTATTACCATTACTTCTGAAGAAATTCGTGAGTCGCTTAGAGAACCTGTTAGCCAAATTGTAGAAGCGGTTCGTTTTACATTGGAACGAACTCCACCTGAATTGTCGGCTGATATTGTCGACCGCGGTGTTGTCCTTGCTGGTGGTGGAGCATTACTCCGTGGATTAGACCAGTTACTTGCCAAAGAAACGGGACTTCATGTCTCTATTGCAGAAGACCCATTATCAGCGGTTGTACTCGGCGGAGGAAAGTTCCTTGAAGAGTTAAAGAACTTTCCTGAAGAGAAACTTTAA